The uncultured Dysgonomonas sp. genome contains the following window.
TTCGGATTATCCAATTTTTCCAGCGAGTTTTTCCGTTTCGTCTTTTCATCCGTTACGGGTCGGCCTTTGAAGCGGGGCGTTAAAGCATTTTTGATTACTTTTTTTGCTTAGGAAAAAAGTAATACAAGCAATCTGTGATTGCGCGTAGTAAAATTTGCATTAAAGAATCGAACAATTTTATACGACAAGAATAATTTCAGCTACAGATTGAAATGATTACTTATTATAACAAAAGAAGCTGCCCCACCGGGGCAGCTTCTTTCTATTATCTAGGCTTATTAGTATTAAGCTTTTCCTGCACTACCAAGCACTGCTTCAATTTTGTGCTTGTATAGTTTCTTCATGTTATCGCGAGCTGGTCCAAGATATTTACGAGGATCGAATTCACCCGGTTTAGTAGCAAATACTTCACGTACCGCAGCAGTCATAGCCAGACGGCTGTCAGAGTCGATATTGATTTTGCATACAGCCGATTTTGCAGCTTTACGAAGTTGTTCTTCAGGAATACCGATTGCATCTTTAAGTGCACCACCGTATTTGTTAATAGTTTCAACTTCTTCCTGAGGTACAGAAGATGCTCCGTGAAGTACGATAGGGAATCCCGGAAGTTCTTTTTCGCATTCTTCCAATACATCGAAACGCAATGGAGGCGGAACTAGATGACCGTTAGCGTCTCTTGTACATTGTTCCGGAGTAAACTTGTTTGCTCCGTGAGAAGTACCAATAGAAATAGCCAATGAATCACATCCTGTTTTTGTAACGAAGTCTACTACTTCTTCAGGTTTTGTATAAGTGTGGTGTTCTGCAGACACTTCGTCTTCTACACCGGCCAATACACCTAGTTCACCTTCAACAGTCACATCGAACTGATGAGCATATTCCACTACTTTTTTAGTAAGAGCTACGTTCTCATCATATGGAAGATGAGAACCGTCGATCATCACAGAAGAGAATCCTGAATCGATACAGTCTTTACAAGTTTCGAAAGTATCGCCATGGTCTAAGTGAAGTACGATTTGTGGTTTTTCCCAACCTAAGCTTTTTGCATATTCTACAGCACCTTGAAGCATATAACGCAACAAGATAGGGTTTGCATATTGACGAGCACCTTTAGATGCCTGTACGATAACCGGTGACTTTGTTTCAGCAGCAGCCTGAACGATAGCCTGCAACTGCTCCATGTTGTTAACATTGAACGCAGGAATTGCATATCCGCCTTTTACTGCTTTAGCAAACATTTCTTTAGTGTTTACTAATCCCAAGTCTTTGTAACTTACCATTGTTTTTGAATTTTTATTTATAATAATTGTGAATAAAATAAATCCTTTAATCGTTACAAAAGTAACAAATTTATACGATATTAAGTGCCTAAAAAAGATAAAATAACCTAATCCGCATTATTTCCACAATGGGCTTGGATACTCTCCTTTTTCTACTAGCTTTTGTAATTTCTCCACTACTCCTGCTCTGTCTTCGGCATATGTAACACCAAACCATTTGGAAGGAGTATCTAAAACTTTCACATCAGCAGTCTTATTTACGATAAGATGGTCCACCATCAGTGGGATAAAGTATTCAGCCTTGTGATTACCTGCATTTTGTTCAAGAAATTTGACAAAATACTTGTCAGAATGCTCGAAATAATCAGGCGTAAATCCCCACATATTCATCGATACCGGAGCGTTTTCCGGAATTTCGAACCAGTAATTTTCAGCATCTTTATATTGTATCTTTCCATCTTTGCGTTCGATGTGCGTACGTTCAACCACGCTTTTCAGGAAATGATTGTCATCTGTTTCGCAAACACCTCTGGCTACTGCCCCGCTTTCAGACAATGTATTGCTCAAACGATAGCCTACCATACAATAATGGTTTTCGGTACCGTTCATTTTATTTAATTGCTCAGCTAGGATAGCGTAGCTCTCACGGCCGTAAAAGTCGTCGGCATTGATAACTGCAAATGGTTCTTTGATAACATCTTTCGCCATCATCACGGCATGATTTGTCCCCCATGGCTTTTGTCTGTCGGGATGTAGTTGAAATCCTTCTGGCAGGTTGTCCAGTTCCTGATAAACTACTTCTACCGGAATATGGTTTTCATATTTGGAAACGATTTTTTCACGAAAGTCCTTGTCAAATGATTTGCGGATAACGAAAACAACTTTTCCAAATCCGGCTCTAAGGGCGTCATAAATAGAATAGTCCATGATCGTTTCCCCGTTAGGCCCAAGCCCATCCATTTGCTTAAGACTGCCATAGCGGCTTCCCATACCGGCAGCTAGTACATACAAAGTAGGTTTCATAATAAATATTTTTCAGTTAAATTTTTGAAGCCACAAAGATAAACTTTTAAGGCTTAAATCTGATAAATTTCTATAATTATTGAACTTTCATCTATCAAAAAGGTAAATATTATTCCTATAAAATATTGAAAAACTGTCTTTCGTGCTTTTTCGGGATAACTACTTTTATTATTTAACAGTTGATCCGCATAAATAAAATAATGACAATAATATAAGCCTGTTTACTTTTCAACATCATATCAAATTTTAATATTATTTGATACAAATCTGTCATCTTAAATGCTTTTCTTTGTAATAAGATGAATGATAATGTACTCGAAAAACTAAAAGTATTGGCAGAGTCGGCGAAGTACGATGTTTCCTGCTCTTCCAGTGGTACCGTCCGTAAAAACAAAGCGGGCGGGCTGGGAAATACTGTTGGCGGAATGGGTATTTGTCATAGTTTTACAGAAGATGGACGATGTGTTTCCCTGCTTAAAATCATGCTTACAAACTTTTGCATCTATGATTGTGCATACTGCATAAACCGCAGGACAAACGATATTCGCCGGGCAACATTTACTGTACAGGAACTGGTGGAACTTACCATCGAATTTTACCGTCGCAACTATATAGAGGGACTCTTCCTCAGTTCGGGTGTCATCAACAACCCCGACTATACAATGGAGCGTATGGTACGGGTAGTCAAAGACCTGCGCACGGTATACCGCTTCAACGGATACATACATATGAAAAGTATTCCGGGAGCAAGTCAGGAATTGATAAGTGAAGCCGGACTTTATGCAGATCGTATGAGTGTGAATCTGGAAATTCCCACCGAGGCGAACCTGAAACTGCTGGCTCCGGAAAAAGACCATCGCAGCGTATATAAGCCGATGCGTTATATACAGATAGGTATGCAGCAAAGCATTGAAGACCGTCGCAAATTCCGTTCTGCACCACGTTTTGTTCCGGCAGGACAAAGCACACAGATGATTGTGGGTGCCACAAATGAAAAGGATAAGGACATCTTGCGCGTGTCGTCCATACTCTATCAGCAGACGCAAATGCGAAGGGTATATTATTCGGGGTTCATTCCGGTGAATAGTTACGACAATCGCTTGCCTGCACTGAAACAAGCTCCCCTGGTGAGAGAAAACCGTCTCTATCAGGCCGACTGGCTTATGCGATTTTATCAATACCGTGCCGATGAAATTGTGGACGATGCTTACCCTGACCTCGACTTAGAAATAGACCCTAAACTGGCATGGGCGCTCCGGCACCCCGAAGCATTCCCGATAGATATAAATAAGGCGGATTATGCAATGATTCTGCGTGTACCGGGTATCGGCGTAAAGTCTGCGCAATTTATCGTGATGTCGCGTAGGCATGGCCGGATAAATGCATCGCAACTGAAAAAGATAGGTGTAGTAATGAAGAAGGCGCAATATTTTATTACATGCAACGAACTGCCAATGTATACTGTCAATGAAGCAACCCCGGAATATGTTCGCAAAATTCTTACAGAACCGAAGAAAAAGAAGATAGACGACAAACAGCTATCAATCCTTTTCCCCGATTAGGAGCCTGAATTCTTTATTATCCATTCTTAATTCTTTATTAAAAATTGCTCGTCTTTTTTTACGATAAAACATTTGAAGGTTTGCTCACCGCAATCTTCGACGCCTATAGCCGGAAGACTTTCCCCGACAGATTATTAGGCGAAGGAGAAATTGCGCCTATGTTTATGGAGGATAACCATACTGTGACCACTATGGAGGACAGAGCTACCCGGGTATGGACTTCCCTGCAAAATAAACTGAGTAAGGGTGCACAGAATATGGTCACGTATGCTTGGCTGTCGGAAGAAGAAGGCAGTGACGAACTGCTGTTCCGGTTTATAAGGAAATCATTTGACAGTAAAATATCTATCGAGACTAATTTTGGAGATGAAGATGTGCTTAAGATGCACCAATTGGCAAAAAGAGTTGCACATGAGGAATTGTATATAAAACAATTCGTACGCTTTCAGAAAGCAGCCGATGATATTTTCTTCTCGACCATATCGCCCCGTCATAATGCATTACCTCTGGCAATAGAACATTTCAGAGACCGTTTTTCGGATCAGAAATGGGTTATTTATGATCTAAAGCGC
Protein-coding sequences here:
- a CDS encoding TIGR03915 family putative DNA repair protein — protein: MLVFFYDKTFEGLLTAIFDAYSRKTFPDRLLGEGEIAPMFMEDNHTVTTMEDRATRVWTSLQNKLSKGAQNMVTYAWLSEEEGSDELLFRFIRKSFDSKISIETNFGDEDVLKMHQLAKRVAHEELYIKQFVRFQKAADDIFFSTISPRHNALPLAIEHFRDRFSDQKWVIYDLKRRYGFYYDLHTVVEMTLDNDEHLLSGKLDENLMAEDEKMFQELWKGYFKSMTIKERINLKLQRQHMPKRFWKYLTEKQ
- a CDS encoding sugar phosphate nucleotidyltransferase yields the protein MKPTLYVLAAGMGSRYGSLKQMDGLGPNGETIMDYSIYDALRAGFGKVVFVIRKSFDKDFREKIVSKYENHIPVEVVYQELDNLPEGFQLHPDRQKPWGTNHAVMMAKDVIKEPFAVINADDFYGRESYAILAEQLNKMNGTENHYCMVGYRLSNTLSESGAVARGVCETDDNHFLKSVVERTHIERKDGKIQYKDAENYWFEIPENAPVSMNMWGFTPDYFEHSDKYFVKFLEQNAGNHKAEYFIPLMVDHLIVNKTADVKVLDTPSKWFGVTYAEDRAGVVEKLQKLVEKGEYPSPLWK
- a CDS encoding class II fructose-bisphosphate aldolase — encoded protein: MVSYKDLGLVNTKEMFAKAVKGGYAIPAFNVNNMEQLQAIVQAAAETKSPVIVQASKGARQYANPILLRYMLQGAVEYAKSLGWEKPQIVLHLDHGDTFETCKDCIDSGFSSVMIDGSHLPYDENVALTKKVVEYAHQFDVTVEGELGVLAGVEDEVSAEHHTYTKPEEVVDFVTKTGCDSLAISIGTSHGANKFTPEQCTRDANGHLVPPPLRFDVLEECEKELPGFPIVLHGASSVPQEEVETINKYGGALKDAIGIPEEQLRKAAKSAVCKINIDSDSRLAMTAAVREVFATKPGEFDPRKYLGPARDNMKKLYKHKIEAVLGSAGKA
- a CDS encoding putative DNA modification/repair radical SAM protein; its protein translation is MNDNVLEKLKVLAESAKYDVSCSSSGTVRKNKAGGLGNTVGGMGICHSFTEDGRCVSLLKIMLTNFCIYDCAYCINRRTNDIRRATFTVQELVELTIEFYRRNYIEGLFLSSGVINNPDYTMERMVRVVKDLRTVYRFNGYIHMKSIPGASQELISEAGLYADRMSVNLEIPTEANLKLLAPEKDHRSVYKPMRYIQIGMQQSIEDRRKFRSAPRFVPAGQSTQMIVGATNEKDKDILRVSSILYQQTQMRRVYYSGFIPVNSYDNRLPALKQAPLVRENRLYQADWLMRFYQYRADEIVDDAYPDLDLEIDPKLAWALRHPEAFPIDINKADYAMILRVPGIGVKSAQFIVMSRRHGRINASQLKKIGVVMKKAQYFITCNELPMYTVNEATPEYVRKILTEPKKKKIDDKQLSILFPD